One genomic segment of Rhinolophus sinicus isolate RSC01 linkage group LG11, ASM3656204v1, whole genome shotgun sequence includes these proteins:
- the CCDC136 gene encoding coiled-coil domain-containing protein 136 isoform X2, translating into MEAGAEAGAGAEGWSCPGPTVTTLGSYEVSEGCERKKGQRWGSLERRGMQAMEGEVLLPALYEEEEEEEEEEEEAEEEEDQVQKGGSVGSLSVGKHRGLSLTETELEELRAQVLQLVTELEETRELAGQHEDDSLELQGLLEDERLASAQQAEVFTKQIQQLQGELRSLREEISLLEREKESELKEIEQELHLARTEIHTLRQAAEDSATEHESDLASLQEDLCRLQNELDDMERIRGEYELEITSLRAEMEMKTSDPSSLSDFPEMQEELQQLRERYHFLNEEYRALQESNSSLTGQLADLESERTRRATEKWLDSQTLKNMLSAESQTSEMDFLEPDSETHLLRQQLLGAEEQMHDMRNKCKQLCCELEELQHHRQASEEEQRRLQRELKCAQNEVLRFQTSHHATQNEELKTRLCALQQKYDASQDEQTELLKAQLQLQAELRQLKVMKSAVVETQSEKELLCRLHKLQLQYQTVTCEKDKLLDVQQQLRENLQYHDAEVQRLRGIANCLQESTEKNTEMQCQLQEMKQLYQTSQDKLELQKHMYHQLEQDFLLCQQELEQLKTTTPIPEDKGKCADKCDGLLSRLTELQEKYEVSQREMEQLQTEQCELLEEQRRMQEEQGQLQEELHRLTIPLPKSGLFQKSQELLSKLQDLCELQLFYQAMQEEQEKLVQSQESMLKEQLELHEKLHLFKDSHFREVLENPEGSKAPKSSKCQNKVIIAQVQALQELYEASQAKQELLQQEQKKLLEERKRLQADLQLCLEEMQLLQAQSPSLKMSLESYNKSYGSTATSSQNCQKSYNGSTDGSESYHKSYRSTQASDENFLKSYDSTTTNEICVKSDCSTSASSVIYKKSYGSSSSSDTSYKSYVTSSTDDELAELEDIEHLEDTVAQLVVKLQGVQAMYQLSQEAHSLLHERMGKLLDKQKELKEELDACEKEFRECMEGLENPADSQSDKEEIRELQTRLRELQLRYQASMDEQGRLLAVQEQLEGQLHCCQEELCQLREKRSSVTKDRKGENGSENMDKNASGVQNKKSTTPSLESSESNCETRKSLEVVLYYKASNRELDVLTTEEKKEEMEAEKREEVEEEPKKESRGELVSEPSDLIDMKSAEDEKEEGLEESGDQEGKEEGSQDEEDEAAGENNPLQVSESKKPSPAPNPPIFSLPLVGLVVILALLWCWWAETSS; encoded by the exons ATGGAGGCGGGCGCCGAGGCCGGCGCGGGAGCCGAGGGCTGGAGCTGCCCAG GACCCACAGTAACCACTCTGGGCTCCTACGAGGTATCCGAGGGCTGTGAGAGGAAGAAAGGCCAACGCTGGGGGTCCTTGGAGAGGCGGGGGATGCAAGCTATGGAGG GGGAAGTGTTACTCCCAGCTCTctatgaggaggaggaggaggaggaagaggaggaggaggaggcggaagAAGAAGAAGATCAAGTTCAGAAAGGTGGCAGTGTAGGCTCCCTGTCAGTTGGGAAGCACCGGGGCCTGAGCCTCACGGAGACAGAGCTGGAGGAGCTGAGGGCTCAGGTGCTGCAGCTGGTGACAGAGCTGGAGGAGACCCGGGAGCTGGCAGGGCAGCATGAGGACGACTCCCTGGAGCTGCAGG GGCTCTTGGAGGATGAGCGGCTGGCCAGCGCCCAGCAGGCAGAGGTGTTCACCAAGCAGATCCAGCAGCTCCAAG GTGAGCTGCGGTCTCTACGGGAGGAGATTTCCCTGTTAGAACGTGAGAAAGAAAGTGAACTTAAGGAAATAGAACAGGAGCTGCATTTGGCCCGGACGGAGATCCACACTCTGCGACAAGCAGCGGAGGATTCTGCGACTGAACACGAGAGTGATTTAGCATCTCTGCAGGAGGACCTCTGCCGGCTGCAGAATGAACTCGATGACATGGAGCGCATTCGGGGGGAGTATGAGTTGGAGATCACCTCCCTCCGTgcagaaatggaaatgaagacgTCGGACCCATCCAGTCTCTCAGATTTCCCTGAGATGCAAG AAGAATTACAGCAACTGCGGGAGCGCTACCACTTCCTGAACGAGGAGTACCGGGCTCTGCAGGAGAGTAACAGCAGCCTCACAGGGCAGCTCGCAGATCTGGAGAGTGAGAG GACACGAAGAGCAACAGAAAAGTGGCTGGACTCCCAAACACTAAAGAATATGCTGTCAGCAGAGTCCCAGACTTCAGAAATGGATTTCCTAGAGCCTGATTCGGAAACTCACCTGCTGCGGCAGCAGCTGCTGGGAGCCGAGGAGCAGATGCACGACATGCGGAACAAG TGTAAGCAATTGTGTTGCGAGTTGGAAGAGCTACAGCATCATCGCCAGGCCAGTGAGGAGGAGCAGAGGCGGCTGCAGAGGGAGCTCAAGTGCGCACAGAATGAGGTGCTTCGGTTTCAGACTTCCCACCACGCCACCCAG AACGAGGAGCTGAAGACCAGACTCTGTGCCCTGCAGCAAAAGTACGATGCTAGCCAGGATGAGCAGACTGAGCTCTTGAAAGCACAACTCCAACTTCAGGCCGAGCTCCGGCAGCTCAAAGTCATGAAATCCGCTGTTGTAGAAACGCAAAGTGAGAAG GAGTTACTGTGCCGGCTACATAAGCTCCAGCTCCAGTACCAGACCGTCACGTGTGAGAAGGATAAGCTGCTGGACGTGCAGCAGCAACTGCGAGAGAACCTGCAGTACCACGACGCAGAGGTACAACGCCTCAGGGGCATCGCGAACTGCCTCCAAGAGAGCACTGAGAAG aaCACGGAGATGCAGTGCCAGCTTCAGGAGATGAAGCAGCTGTACCAGACCAGCCAGGATAAGCTGGAGCTGCAGAAGCACATGTACCATCAGCTGGAGCAGGACTTCCTGCTCTGCCAGCAGGAGCTGGAGCAGCTCAAGACCACCACGCCCATCCCAGAGGACAAGGGAAAATGTGCTGATAAG TGTGATGGACTGCTGTCCAGACTGACAGAACTGCAGGAAAAGTACGAGGTCAGCCAGAGGGAGATGGAGCAGCTGCAGACGGAGCAGTGCGAGCTCCTGGAAGAGCAGAGGAGAATGCAGGAGGAGCAGGGCCAGCTGCAAGAAGAGCTGCACAGACTCACCATCCCACTACCCAAATCTGGTCTCTTCCAGAAG AGTCAGGAGCTGCTTTCAAAGTTACAAGACCTGTGTGAACTGCAGCTGTTCTACCAAGCCATGCAAGAGGAGCAAGAAAAACTGGTCCAGAGTCAAGAAAGTATGTTAAAAGAACAATTAGAGCTGCACGAAAAGCTGCATCTTTTCAAAGACTCTCATTTCCGGGAAGTGTTGGAGAATCCGGAAGGTTCCAAAGCGCCTAAATCCTCAAAATGTCAAAACAAG GTGATCATCGCCCAGGTGCAGGCCCTGCAGGAGCTGTATGAGGCCAGCCAGGCCAAGCAGGAGCTGCTGCAACAGGAGCAGAAGAAGCTCCTAGAGGAACGGAAGAGGCTGCAGGCCGACTTGCAGCTCTGCCTGGAAGAAATGCAGTTGCTCCAAGCCCAGTCCCCTTCTCTAAAAATGAGCCTTGAGTCCTACAACAAGAGTTATGGTAGCACGGCCACCAGCAGCCAGAACTGTCAAAAAAGTTACAATGGCAGCACTGACGGCAGCGAGAGCTACCACAAGAGTTACAGGAGCACCCAGGCCAGTGACGAGAACTTTCTCAAGAGCTACGACAGCACCACTACCAATGAGATCTGTGTGAAGAGTGACTGCAGCACCAGCGCCAGCAGCGTCATCTATAAGAAGAGTTACGGCAGCAGCAGTAGCTCTGACACCTCTTACAAGAGTTACGTCACCAGCAGCACTGATGACGAACTGGCTGAGCTTGAAGATATAGAG cACTTGGAGGACACGGTCGCCCAGCTGGTGGTCAAGCTGCAAGGCGTACAGGCCATGTACCAGCTCAGCCAGGAGGCACACAGCCTGCTGCACGAGCGGATGGGCAAGCTGCTGGACAAGCAGAAGGAACTGAAGGAAGAGCTGGATGCCTGCGAAAAGGAATTCAGGGAGTGCATGGAGGGCCTTGAGAACCCTGCTGACTCCCAAAGCGATAAGGAGGAG ATCAGAGAACTGCAGACCAGGCTGCGGGAGCTGCAGCTGCGGTACCAGGCCAGCATGGACGAGCAGGGCCGGCTCCTGGCCGTGCAGGAGCAGTTGGAGGGGCAGCTGCACTGCTGCCAGGAAGAGCTTTGCCAGCTCAGAGAGAAGAGGTCCTCTGTTACCAAAGACCGCAAGGGCGAGAATGGCAGTGAGAACATGGATAAGAATGCCAGTGGGGTTCAAAATAAAAAGTCGACCACCCCAAGCCTGGAGAGTTCTGAGAGCAACTGCGAGACCAGAAAG AGTCTGGAGGTGGTGCTGTATTACAAGGCCAGCAACCGGGAGTTAGATGTTCTAACAacggaggaaaagaaagaggaaatggaggcggaaaagagggaagaagttGAAGAGGAACCGAAGAAGGAGTCCAGGGGTGAACTAGTTTCTGAGCCCTCAGATCTTATAGACATGAAGTCTGCAGAAGATGAGAAAGAGGAGGGACTTGAAGAGTCTGGAGACCAGGAGGGTAAGGAAGAAGGCAGCCAAGATGAGGAGGACGAAGCTGCAGGGGAAAACAACCCCCTCCAAGTTTCTGAGAGCAAAAAG CCATCCCCTGCCCCCAATCCCCCCATCTTCTCCTTGCCTCTCGTAGGCCTGGTGGTCATATTGGCTTTGCTCTGGTGCTGGTGGGCCGAGACGTCGTCCTAA
- the CCDC136 gene encoding coiled-coil domain-containing protein 136 isoform X9 — MEAGAEAGAGAEGWSCPGPTVTTLGSYEVSEGCERKKGQRWGSLERRGMQAMEGEVLLPALYEEEEEEEEEEEEAEEEEDQVQKGGSVGSLSVGKHRGLSLTETELEELRAQVLQLVTELEETRELAGQHEDDSLELQGLLEDERLASAQQAEVFTKQIQQLQGELRSLREEISLLEREKESELKEIEQELHLARTEIHTLRQAAEDSATEHESDLASLQEDLCRLQNELDDMERIRGEYELEITSLRAEMEMKTSDPSSLSDFPEMQEELQQLRERYHFLNEEYRALQESNSSLTGQLADLESERTRRATEKWLDSQTLKNMLSAESQTSEMDFLEPDSETHLLRQQLLGAEEQMHDMRNKCKQLCCELEELQHHRQASEEEQRRLQRELKCAQNEVLRFQTSHHATQNEELKTRLCALQQKYDASQDEQTELLKAQLQLQAELRQLKVMKSAVVETQSEKELLCRLHKLQLQYQTVTCEKDKLLDVQQQLRENLQYHDAEVQRLRGIANCLQESTEKNTEMQCQLQEMKQLYQTSQDKLELQKHMYHQLEQDFLLCQQELEQLKTTTPIPEDKGKCADKPSPAPNPPIFSLPLVGLVVILALLWCWWAETSS, encoded by the exons ATGGAGGCGGGCGCCGAGGCCGGCGCGGGAGCCGAGGGCTGGAGCTGCCCAG GACCCACAGTAACCACTCTGGGCTCCTACGAGGTATCCGAGGGCTGTGAGAGGAAGAAAGGCCAACGCTGGGGGTCCTTGGAGAGGCGGGGGATGCAAGCTATGGAGG GGGAAGTGTTACTCCCAGCTCTctatgaggaggaggaggaggaggaagaggaggaggaggaggcggaagAAGAAGAAGATCAAGTTCAGAAAGGTGGCAGTGTAGGCTCCCTGTCAGTTGGGAAGCACCGGGGCCTGAGCCTCACGGAGACAGAGCTGGAGGAGCTGAGGGCTCAGGTGCTGCAGCTGGTGACAGAGCTGGAGGAGACCCGGGAGCTGGCAGGGCAGCATGAGGACGACTCCCTGGAGCTGCAGG GGCTCTTGGAGGATGAGCGGCTGGCCAGCGCCCAGCAGGCAGAGGTGTTCACCAAGCAGATCCAGCAGCTCCAAG GTGAGCTGCGGTCTCTACGGGAGGAGATTTCCCTGTTAGAACGTGAGAAAGAAAGTGAACTTAAGGAAATAGAACAGGAGCTGCATTTGGCCCGGACGGAGATCCACACTCTGCGACAAGCAGCGGAGGATTCTGCGACTGAACACGAGAGTGATTTAGCATCTCTGCAGGAGGACCTCTGCCGGCTGCAGAATGAACTCGATGACATGGAGCGCATTCGGGGGGAGTATGAGTTGGAGATCACCTCCCTCCGTgcagaaatggaaatgaagacgTCGGACCCATCCAGTCTCTCAGATTTCCCTGAGATGCAAG AAGAATTACAGCAACTGCGGGAGCGCTACCACTTCCTGAACGAGGAGTACCGGGCTCTGCAGGAGAGTAACAGCAGCCTCACAGGGCAGCTCGCAGATCTGGAGAGTGAGAG GACACGAAGAGCAACAGAAAAGTGGCTGGACTCCCAAACACTAAAGAATATGCTGTCAGCAGAGTCCCAGACTTCAGAAATGGATTTCCTAGAGCCTGATTCGGAAACTCACCTGCTGCGGCAGCAGCTGCTGGGAGCCGAGGAGCAGATGCACGACATGCGGAACAAG TGTAAGCAATTGTGTTGCGAGTTGGAAGAGCTACAGCATCATCGCCAGGCCAGTGAGGAGGAGCAGAGGCGGCTGCAGAGGGAGCTCAAGTGCGCACAGAATGAGGTGCTTCGGTTTCAGACTTCCCACCACGCCACCCAG AACGAGGAGCTGAAGACCAGACTCTGTGCCCTGCAGCAAAAGTACGATGCTAGCCAGGATGAGCAGACTGAGCTCTTGAAAGCACAACTCCAACTTCAGGCCGAGCTCCGGCAGCTCAAAGTCATGAAATCCGCTGTTGTAGAAACGCAAAGTGAGAAG GAGTTACTGTGCCGGCTACATAAGCTCCAGCTCCAGTACCAGACCGTCACGTGTGAGAAGGATAAGCTGCTGGACGTGCAGCAGCAACTGCGAGAGAACCTGCAGTACCACGACGCAGAGGTACAACGCCTCAGGGGCATCGCGAACTGCCTCCAAGAGAGCACTGAGAAG aaCACGGAGATGCAGTGCCAGCTTCAGGAGATGAAGCAGCTGTACCAGACCAGCCAGGATAAGCTGGAGCTGCAGAAGCACATGTACCATCAGCTGGAGCAGGACTTCCTGCTCTGCCAGCAGGAGCTGGAGCAGCTCAAGACCACCACGCCCATCCCAGAGGACAAGGGAAAATGTGCTGATAAG CCATCCCCTGCCCCCAATCCCCCCATCTTCTCCTTGCCTCTCGTAGGCCTGGTGGTCATATTGGCTTTGCTCTGGTGCTGGTGGGCCGAGACGTCGTCCTAA
- the CCDC136 gene encoding coiled-coil domain-containing protein 136 isoform X10 encodes MEAGAEAGAGAEGWSCPGPTVTTLGSYEVSEGCERKKGQRWGSLERRGMQAMEGEVLLPALYEEEEEEEEEEEEAEEEEDQVQKGGSVGSLSVGKHRGLSLTETELEELRAQVLQLVTELEETRELAGQHEDDSLELQGLLEDERLASAQQAEVFTKQIQQLQGELRSLREEISLLEREKESELKEIEQELHLARTEIHTLRQAAEDSATEHESDLASLQEDLCRLQNELDDMERIRGEYELEITSLRAEMEMKTSDPSSLSDFPEMQEELQQLRERYHFLNEEYRALQESNSSLTGQLADLESERTRRATEKWLDSQTLKNMLSAESQTSEMDFLEPDSETHLLRQQLLGAEEQMHDMRNKCKQLCCELEELQHHRQASEEEQRRLQRELKCAQNEVLRFQTSHHATQPSPAPNPPIFSLPLVGLVVILALLWCWWAETSS; translated from the exons ATGGAGGCGGGCGCCGAGGCCGGCGCGGGAGCCGAGGGCTGGAGCTGCCCAG GACCCACAGTAACCACTCTGGGCTCCTACGAGGTATCCGAGGGCTGTGAGAGGAAGAAAGGCCAACGCTGGGGGTCCTTGGAGAGGCGGGGGATGCAAGCTATGGAGG GGGAAGTGTTACTCCCAGCTCTctatgaggaggaggaggaggaggaagaggaggaggaggaggcggaagAAGAAGAAGATCAAGTTCAGAAAGGTGGCAGTGTAGGCTCCCTGTCAGTTGGGAAGCACCGGGGCCTGAGCCTCACGGAGACAGAGCTGGAGGAGCTGAGGGCTCAGGTGCTGCAGCTGGTGACAGAGCTGGAGGAGACCCGGGAGCTGGCAGGGCAGCATGAGGACGACTCCCTGGAGCTGCAGG GGCTCTTGGAGGATGAGCGGCTGGCCAGCGCCCAGCAGGCAGAGGTGTTCACCAAGCAGATCCAGCAGCTCCAAG GTGAGCTGCGGTCTCTACGGGAGGAGATTTCCCTGTTAGAACGTGAGAAAGAAAGTGAACTTAAGGAAATAGAACAGGAGCTGCATTTGGCCCGGACGGAGATCCACACTCTGCGACAAGCAGCGGAGGATTCTGCGACTGAACACGAGAGTGATTTAGCATCTCTGCAGGAGGACCTCTGCCGGCTGCAGAATGAACTCGATGACATGGAGCGCATTCGGGGGGAGTATGAGTTGGAGATCACCTCCCTCCGTgcagaaatggaaatgaagacgTCGGACCCATCCAGTCTCTCAGATTTCCCTGAGATGCAAG AAGAATTACAGCAACTGCGGGAGCGCTACCACTTCCTGAACGAGGAGTACCGGGCTCTGCAGGAGAGTAACAGCAGCCTCACAGGGCAGCTCGCAGATCTGGAGAGTGAGAG GACACGAAGAGCAACAGAAAAGTGGCTGGACTCCCAAACACTAAAGAATATGCTGTCAGCAGAGTCCCAGACTTCAGAAATGGATTTCCTAGAGCCTGATTCGGAAACTCACCTGCTGCGGCAGCAGCTGCTGGGAGCCGAGGAGCAGATGCACGACATGCGGAACAAG TGTAAGCAATTGTGTTGCGAGTTGGAAGAGCTACAGCATCATCGCCAGGCCAGTGAGGAGGAGCAGAGGCGGCTGCAGAGGGAGCTCAAGTGCGCACAGAATGAGGTGCTTCGGTTTCAGACTTCCCACCACGCCACCCAG CCATCCCCTGCCCCCAATCCCCCCATCTTCTCCTTGCCTCTCGTAGGCCTGGTGGTCATATTGGCTTTGCTCTGGTGCTGGTGGGCCGAGACGTCGTCCTAA
- the CCDC136 gene encoding coiled-coil domain-containing protein 136 isoform X6 — protein MEAGAEAGAGAEGWSCPGPTVTTLGSYEVSEGCERKKGQRWGSLERRGMQAMEGEVLLPALYEEEEEEEEEEEEAEEEEDQVQKGGSVGSLSVGKHRGLSLTETELEELRAQVLQLVTELEETRELAGQHEDDSLELQGLLEDERLASAQQAEVFTKQIQQLQGELRSLREEISLLEREKESELKEIEQELHLARTEIHTLRQAAEDSATEHESDLASLQEDLCRLQNELDDMERIRGEYELEITSLRAEMEMKTSDPSSLSDFPEMQEELQQLRERYHFLNEEYRALQESNSSLTGQLADLESERTRRATEKWLDSQTLKNMLSAESQTSEMDFLEPDSETHLLRQQLLGAEEQMHDMRNKCKQLCCELEELQHHRQASEEEQRRLQRELKCAQNEVLRFQTSHHATQNEELKTRLCALQQKYDASQDEQTELLKAQLQLQAELRQLKVMKSAVVETQSEKELLCRLHKLQLQYQTVTCEKDKLLDVQQQLRENLQYHDAEVQRLRGIANCLQESTEKNTEMQCQLQEMKQLYQTSQDKLELQKHMYHQLEQDFLLCQQELEQLKTTTPIPEDKGKCADKCDGLLSRLTELQEKYEVSQREMEQLQTEQCELLEEQRRMQEEQGQLQEELHRLTIPLPKSGLFQKSQELLSKLQDLCELQLFYQAMQEEQEKLVQSQESMLKEQLELHEKLHLFKDSHFREVLENPEGSKAPKSSKCQNKVIIAQVQALQELYEASQAKQELLQQEQKKLLEERKRLQADLQLCLEEMQLLQAQSPSLKMSLESYNKSYGSTATSSQNCQKSYNGSTDGSESYHKSYRSTQASDENFLKSYDSTTTNEICVKSDCSTSASSVIYKKSYGSSSSSDTSYKSYVTSSTDDELAELEDIEHLEDTVAQLVVKLQGVQAMYQLSQEAHSLLHERMGKLLDKQKELKEELDACEKEFRECMEGLENPADSQSDKEEIRELQTRLRELQLRYQASMDEQGRLLAVQEQLEGQLHCCQEELCQLREKRSSVTKDRKGENGSENMDKNASGVQNKKSTTPSLESSESNCETRKPSPAPNPPIFSLPLVGLVVILALLWCWWAETSS, from the exons ATGGAGGCGGGCGCCGAGGCCGGCGCGGGAGCCGAGGGCTGGAGCTGCCCAG GACCCACAGTAACCACTCTGGGCTCCTACGAGGTATCCGAGGGCTGTGAGAGGAAGAAAGGCCAACGCTGGGGGTCCTTGGAGAGGCGGGGGATGCAAGCTATGGAGG GGGAAGTGTTACTCCCAGCTCTctatgaggaggaggaggaggaggaagaggaggaggaggaggcggaagAAGAAGAAGATCAAGTTCAGAAAGGTGGCAGTGTAGGCTCCCTGTCAGTTGGGAAGCACCGGGGCCTGAGCCTCACGGAGACAGAGCTGGAGGAGCTGAGGGCTCAGGTGCTGCAGCTGGTGACAGAGCTGGAGGAGACCCGGGAGCTGGCAGGGCAGCATGAGGACGACTCCCTGGAGCTGCAGG GGCTCTTGGAGGATGAGCGGCTGGCCAGCGCCCAGCAGGCAGAGGTGTTCACCAAGCAGATCCAGCAGCTCCAAG GTGAGCTGCGGTCTCTACGGGAGGAGATTTCCCTGTTAGAACGTGAGAAAGAAAGTGAACTTAAGGAAATAGAACAGGAGCTGCATTTGGCCCGGACGGAGATCCACACTCTGCGACAAGCAGCGGAGGATTCTGCGACTGAACACGAGAGTGATTTAGCATCTCTGCAGGAGGACCTCTGCCGGCTGCAGAATGAACTCGATGACATGGAGCGCATTCGGGGGGAGTATGAGTTGGAGATCACCTCCCTCCGTgcagaaatggaaatgaagacgTCGGACCCATCCAGTCTCTCAGATTTCCCTGAGATGCAAG AAGAATTACAGCAACTGCGGGAGCGCTACCACTTCCTGAACGAGGAGTACCGGGCTCTGCAGGAGAGTAACAGCAGCCTCACAGGGCAGCTCGCAGATCTGGAGAGTGAGAG GACACGAAGAGCAACAGAAAAGTGGCTGGACTCCCAAACACTAAAGAATATGCTGTCAGCAGAGTCCCAGACTTCAGAAATGGATTTCCTAGAGCCTGATTCGGAAACTCACCTGCTGCGGCAGCAGCTGCTGGGAGCCGAGGAGCAGATGCACGACATGCGGAACAAG TGTAAGCAATTGTGTTGCGAGTTGGAAGAGCTACAGCATCATCGCCAGGCCAGTGAGGAGGAGCAGAGGCGGCTGCAGAGGGAGCTCAAGTGCGCACAGAATGAGGTGCTTCGGTTTCAGACTTCCCACCACGCCACCCAG AACGAGGAGCTGAAGACCAGACTCTGTGCCCTGCAGCAAAAGTACGATGCTAGCCAGGATGAGCAGACTGAGCTCTTGAAAGCACAACTCCAACTTCAGGCCGAGCTCCGGCAGCTCAAAGTCATGAAATCCGCTGTTGTAGAAACGCAAAGTGAGAAG GAGTTACTGTGCCGGCTACATAAGCTCCAGCTCCAGTACCAGACCGTCACGTGTGAGAAGGATAAGCTGCTGGACGTGCAGCAGCAACTGCGAGAGAACCTGCAGTACCACGACGCAGAGGTACAACGCCTCAGGGGCATCGCGAACTGCCTCCAAGAGAGCACTGAGAAG aaCACGGAGATGCAGTGCCAGCTTCAGGAGATGAAGCAGCTGTACCAGACCAGCCAGGATAAGCTGGAGCTGCAGAAGCACATGTACCATCAGCTGGAGCAGGACTTCCTGCTCTGCCAGCAGGAGCTGGAGCAGCTCAAGACCACCACGCCCATCCCAGAGGACAAGGGAAAATGTGCTGATAAG TGTGATGGACTGCTGTCCAGACTGACAGAACTGCAGGAAAAGTACGAGGTCAGCCAGAGGGAGATGGAGCAGCTGCAGACGGAGCAGTGCGAGCTCCTGGAAGAGCAGAGGAGAATGCAGGAGGAGCAGGGCCAGCTGCAAGAAGAGCTGCACAGACTCACCATCCCACTACCCAAATCTGGTCTCTTCCAGAAG AGTCAGGAGCTGCTTTCAAAGTTACAAGACCTGTGTGAACTGCAGCTGTTCTACCAAGCCATGCAAGAGGAGCAAGAAAAACTGGTCCAGAGTCAAGAAAGTATGTTAAAAGAACAATTAGAGCTGCACGAAAAGCTGCATCTTTTCAAAGACTCTCATTTCCGGGAAGTGTTGGAGAATCCGGAAGGTTCCAAAGCGCCTAAATCCTCAAAATGTCAAAACAAG GTGATCATCGCCCAGGTGCAGGCCCTGCAGGAGCTGTATGAGGCCAGCCAGGCCAAGCAGGAGCTGCTGCAACAGGAGCAGAAGAAGCTCCTAGAGGAACGGAAGAGGCTGCAGGCCGACTTGCAGCTCTGCCTGGAAGAAATGCAGTTGCTCCAAGCCCAGTCCCCTTCTCTAAAAATGAGCCTTGAGTCCTACAACAAGAGTTATGGTAGCACGGCCACCAGCAGCCAGAACTGTCAAAAAAGTTACAATGGCAGCACTGACGGCAGCGAGAGCTACCACAAGAGTTACAGGAGCACCCAGGCCAGTGACGAGAACTTTCTCAAGAGCTACGACAGCACCACTACCAATGAGATCTGTGTGAAGAGTGACTGCAGCACCAGCGCCAGCAGCGTCATCTATAAGAAGAGTTACGGCAGCAGCAGTAGCTCTGACACCTCTTACAAGAGTTACGTCACCAGCAGCACTGATGACGAACTGGCTGAGCTTGAAGATATAGAG cACTTGGAGGACACGGTCGCCCAGCTGGTGGTCAAGCTGCAAGGCGTACAGGCCATGTACCAGCTCAGCCAGGAGGCACACAGCCTGCTGCACGAGCGGATGGGCAAGCTGCTGGACAAGCAGAAGGAACTGAAGGAAGAGCTGGATGCCTGCGAAAAGGAATTCAGGGAGTGCATGGAGGGCCTTGAGAACCCTGCTGACTCCCAAAGCGATAAGGAGGAG ATCAGAGAACTGCAGACCAGGCTGCGGGAGCTGCAGCTGCGGTACCAGGCCAGCATGGACGAGCAGGGCCGGCTCCTGGCCGTGCAGGAGCAGTTGGAGGGGCAGCTGCACTGCTGCCAGGAAGAGCTTTGCCAGCTCAGAGAGAAGAGGTCCTCTGTTACCAAAGACCGCAAGGGCGAGAATGGCAGTGAGAACATGGATAAGAATGCCAGTGGGGTTCAAAATAAAAAGTCGACCACCCCAAGCCTGGAGAGTTCTGAGAGCAACTGCGAGACCAGAAAG CCATCCCCTGCCCCCAATCCCCCCATCTTCTCCTTGCCTCTCGTAGGCCTGGTGGTCATATTGGCTTTGCTCTGGTGCTGGTGGGCCGAGACGTCGTCCTAA